A genomic window from Ciona intestinalis chromosome 8, KH, whole genome shotgun sequence includes:
- the LOC100182113 gene encoding WASH complex subunit 1 has product MWSDKYNVRLINHDLRREETVNQYADALAHLENVSEDIFKRVTNRVKENRDYLQKLQQRISTAEAKIEQIKGTNRAIQVFSSSKYPAPEELQSYQSLFYDIECSLLQVTRKYRKIKSQFKNFSESEINEKKQFYQVPQPKLRSSSVDDAEGLGGMPKDCKSISSLLLFNTSENPYKKYSIFDPLGVTSKTRTDLEEEKEDGLADAPASIANREEMERHLVENYLYIPDLGDVPEIDVPMDLPDLPGVADLSFTSDLKEGIAPSLANIGNLPDLPGLNATPEPSNEPPPPGPPPPPENTPPPPPPPSNIPPPPPPPSEPIPPPPPPLTSAPPPTSAPPLTKDTPPVVAADGRSNLMESIRAAGGAGKVKLKSAKERKLQKKKEKEEAKVAASSGGDLMSDLFSKLAMRRKGISGTKKPEASGSAMDKISAMIPPPPTKHEPTSVADDDDWN; this is encoded by the exons ATGTGGAgtgataaatataatgtaaggTTGATAAACCACGACTTACGGAGAGAGGAAACTGTCAATCAATATGCTGATGCACTTGCACATCTGGAAAATGTATCCGaggatatttttaaaag AGTAACAAACCGTGTGAAGGAGAATCGAGACTATCTTCAAAAACTTCAGCAAAGAATTTCGACCGCTGAAGCAAAGATTGAACAAATCAAAGGAACCAACCGAGCTATTCAAGTGTTTTCAAGTTCAAAGTATCCAGCACCTGAGGAATTACAATCATATCAATCTCTTTTTTATG ATATTGAGTGTTCCTTGTTGCAAGTCACacgaaaatatagaaaaataaaaagtcaatTCAAGAATTTTAGTGAAAGTGaaatcaatgaaaaaaaacaattttaccaG GTTCCTCAGCCAAAGTTACGCTCAAGTAGTGTAGATGATGCTGAAGGTTTGGGTGGAATGCCTAAGGATTGTAAATCTATAAGCTCACTTCTGCTGTTCAATACTTCAGAAAACCc ATACAAGAAATATTCAATCTTTGATCCTCTTGGAGTCACTTCGAAGACGAGGACTGACCTTGAGGAGGAAAAGGAAGATGGTCTCGCTGATGCTCCTGCATCCATTGCTAATCGGGAGGAGATGGAGAGACACCTGGTGGAAAATTATCTTTACATTCCCGATCTAGGGGATGTCCCAGAAATTGATGTGCCGATGGATCTCCCAGACTTACCAG GTGTTGCTGACCTTTCATTTACCTCCGATTTGAAAGAAGGCATCGCCCCCTCCCTTGCTAACATTGGTAATTTACCTGATCTACCTGGGTTAAATGCAACCCCTGAACCCAGTAATGAACCCCCACCACCAGGACCCCCTCCTCCCCCAGAAAACACCCCACCCCCACCTCCTCCACCTTCAAACATCCCCCCACCCCCACCACCTCCAAGTGAGCCCATACCCCCTCCCCCGCCACCCCTTACAAGTGCCCCACCCCCTACAAGTGCTCCGCCCCTTACAAAGGACACGCCCCCAGTTGTAGCAGCAGATGGTAGATCCAACTTAATGGAATCGATACGAGCGGCTGGTGGGGCTGGTAAAGTAAAACTGAAGAGCGCAAAGGAGAGAAAGTTGCAGAAGAAGAAGGAAAAAGAAGAG gCAAAGGTTGCAGCCAGTAGTGGGGGTGACTTGATGTCTGATTTGTTTAGTAAACTTGCCATGAGACGTAAAGGAATATCTGGCACTAAGAAACCAGAAGCATCAGGTTCAGCCATGGATAAAATATCAGCCATGATACCACCCCCTCCCACTAAACATGAACCTACTTCTGTAGCCGATGATGACGATTGGAATTAG
- the LOC100184475 gene encoding slit homolog 2 protein isoform X2, with protein MWKILFLFTVCYNGFTNACPNECVCRGKTVTCTGRSLTYIPRNIPQVTERLELHRNNITQITRNDLSGLTHLRKLYLQQNKITTIDDHAFQGLSSLRTLQLDQNMINCIQDQTFRPLRSLEVLTLNNNNLSHVSPLVLRGKMPHLRTLRLHTNPIRCNCHMAWLADWLSDRPTMAVFTQCAEPISLRGLNLASADRSEFLCNEITAQRAPTCEISSCPSACICSNGIADCRDRGLTALPASFPLDTTELRLEQNRIQLIPSFAFASYPQLRRIDISNNEIREIERDAFDGLTQLTSLVIYGNRISSLPAGIFRDLRNLQMLLLNANKLTCLRRDVFNGLRSLTLLSLYDNKLQSISRGTFSNLKSIETMHLAQNPFICDCHLRWLVSYVKKYKVETSGARCAGPRRMANKRISVAKTRRMRCTDSSSLTGPAAECIPEAECPSQCRCEGSVVDCSRQGLVTIPDNIPPYASELILSHNRIEMITSVGYFKKLRNLKKIDLSNNQLAAIEDGSFSGAESVLELWLNDNVLSDLRGSMFSGLHNLRTLLIRNNHLSCIGNHTFAGLSTVRHLALYSNQITTILSGAFSTMTSLSTLNLLSNPLDCNCHLSWLSTWLRQSHVASGNPRCAEPRFLREFPVADINPRDFRCSTDHEARAAPTCLPVQKCPEQCTCEGTIVRCANAGLTSVPVDDIPHDVTELYLEMNDIREIPVAIKKFIYLTTLDLSNNELASVSDWMFSNLTRLSTLLLAYNRLRCIPPKAFAGLRSLRILSLHSNELSSLPEGAFNDLTSLSHVGFGANPWYCDCNLRWFSQWVKSDFFEAGIARCSAPPRMAGRLLLSSSLETFVCRGPLDIAIAVKCNPCLSSPCQHNSTCSHHPTEYYQCTCQSGFKGRHCEMPIDPCILEPCNNGGRCIARDEAVYTCECPVGFSGDRCEVNVDDCTPTSCPVSNATCVDGVNEFTCKCPVGWMGNHCSEQIPDPCTLEQPCQNGGSCVLVQEIDSISYRCDCDTGYRGVNCTDRFDPCRDHKCENAGICERNPQSAIGYQCNCQGEYRGQYCTFPMNSVDVLQDDPCSDNDCQHGSLCYVEQGRGYSCVCLPGYTGDKCEKLVSVSFHRNGSFIKIPQPGLLDTNFTLTVSTTQPNGVLLYDGAGGTSREHLAIEFFTGHVRVSFDLGSSPGSTIYSRVPINDGEAHKVELLIRDHMVSLKVDSGEAIVERMTSSMTSSSEVIGAGQFSPLFIGGIQTDLLQSARRLWHIRNTNSFKGCIHTFYINQTQLMFNDLIPHDDITNDIRPGCRGNEAVHSCSLERPCLNGHCIFDQSTGPVCRCDEGFTGDRCTDRVTPCTSNACQHGTCRVDGDSYTCQCEKGFSGRHCDTLDYCAGVDCRRGRCVSTDIGYQCVCKKRYTGRHCQTRIRPCPGTRIKQYYQVSKVSKKSRAVGGTTICRSRRRFTNMVCSGSCPANHRRQTKRVSVFGQADAASTSCCRPMRVQNKSIRMKCRDGTVMTHVLKKVKKCGCQSCS; from the exons ACAACTCGACCAGAATATGATCAACTGCATCCAAGACCAAACGTTTCGACCACTTCGTAGTCTGGAGGTTCTAACattaaataacaacaacttATCACACGTGTCACCGTTGGTGCTTCGAGGAAAGATGCCTCATTTGCGAACTCT ccGACTCCACACTAATCCAATCAGATGCAATTGCCACATGGCCTGGCTCGCTGATTGGCTGTCCGATCGTCCAACAATGGCCGTATTCACCCAATGCGCTGAACCAATCAGCTTAAGAGGTTTGAACCTTGCCTCAGCTGATAGAAGCGAATTCCTTTGCAACG aaatcACAGCACAACGCGCACCAACTTGCGAAATATCGTCTTGTCCCTCAGCCTGTATTTGCAGCAATGGTATTGCAGATTGCAGGGATCGTGGACTTACTGCGCTACCAGCTTCTTTCCCATTAGATACAACTGAATT GCGATTGGAGCAAAATCGAATCCAACTCATCCCAAGTTTTGCATTCGCTTCATACCCACAACTACGCAGAAT TGATATCAGCAATAATGAGATTCGAGAAATTGAAAGAGACGCTTTTGATGGCCTTACACAACTCACATCACT GGTTATTTACGGGAATCGAATTTCATCACTTCCTGCTGGAATATTCAGAGATCTACGGAACTTACAAATGCT gttGCTTAATGCGAATAAATTAACATGCCTAAGAAGAGATGTCTTCAACGGCCTACGCTCTCTCACATTGCT GTCATTATACGACAACAAACTACAATCAATATCAAGAGGAACTTTCTCCAACCTGAAATCCATAGAAACAAT GCACCTTGCACAAAATCCGTTTATATGTGATTGCCACTTGCGTTGGTTGGTTAGTTATGTGAAGAAATATAAAGTAGAAACATCTGGTGCACGATGTGCTGGCCCTCGTAGGATGGCAAACAAAAGAATATCAGTGGCAAAGACAAGAAGAATGAGATGTACTG ATTCAAGCAGCTTAACTGGCCCAGCAGCAGAGTGTATACCTGAAGCAGAGTGTCCAAGTCAATGCAGATGTGAAGGTTCAGTTGTAGATTGTTCAAGACAAGGCCTCGTTACAATACCTGATAATATTCCACCTTATGCATCGGAATT GATCTTGAGTCACAACAGAATAGAAATGATCACAAGTGTTGGTTACTTTAAAAAGTTGCGAAACTTAAAGAAAATTGATCTTTCCAACAATCAGCTCGCTGCAATCGAAGACGGTTCGTTCTCAGGAGCTGAAAGTGTTCTGGAACT TTGGTTGAATGACAACGTGTTATCTGATCTAAGAGGATCCATGTTTAGTGGATTACATAACCTAAGAACTct TTTGATTCGCAACAACCATCTTTCTTGTATTGGAAACCACACATTCGCTGGTTTATCCACTGTACGCCATCTTGCCCTCTACTCCAATCAAATCACTACGATTCTCAGTGGAGCATTCAgcactatgacatcactaagCACATT AAATCTTCTATCAAACCCACTTGACTGCAATTGCCACCTTTCGTGGTTGTCCACTTGGTTGCGCCAGAGCCACGTAGCTTCGGGGAATCCCCGGTGTGCAGAACCTCGTTTCTTGAGGGAGTTCCCCGTAGCTGATATCAACCCTCGTGATTTCCGATGTAGCACGGATCATGAGGCGCGAGCTGCACCTACTTGCTTGCCTGTGCAGAAGTGCCCAGAGCAATGCACATGTGAAG GTACCATAGTCCGATGCGCAAATGCTGGTTTAACATCGGTGCCTGTTGATGATATACCACATGATGTTACTGAGTTGTATCTGGAGATGAATGATATTCGTGAAATACCAGTGGCTATCAAGAAGTTTATATACCTCACTACTTT AGACCTCAGCAACAACGAGTTAGCGAGTGTCAGTGACTGGATGTTTTCCAACCTAACCCGGTTGTCCACGTTGTTACTCGCATACAACAGACTACGATGCATTCCTCCTAAAGCATTTGCTGGACTACGATCACTACGTATACT TTCACTTCATAGCAACGAACTTTCAAGTTTACCTGAAGGAGCTTTTAATGATTTGACTTCGTTGTCGCATGT TGGATTCGGGGCCAACCCTTGGTACTGTGACTGCAACCTACGTTGGTTTAGTCAGTGGGTGAAATCTGACTTCTTTGAGGCTGGAATTGCTAGATGTTCTGCTCCACCAAGAATGGCGGGTCGTCTTTTGCTCTCGTCATCACTGGAAACATTCGTGTGTCGAG GACCTCTGGACATTGCAATTGCTGTGAAATGCAACCCATGCCTATCATCTCCATGCCAACATAACTCTACATGCAGCCACCATCCAACTGAGTACTATCAATGCACTTGCCAGTCAG gATTCAAAGGCAGACATTGTGAGATGCCAATAGACCCATGTATATTGGAACCTTGTAATAATGGTGGAAGATGCATTGCTAGAGATGAAGCAGTTTATAC TTGTGAATGTCCGGTTGGGTTTAGTGGGGACCGATGTGAAGTAAATGTTGACGACTGTACTCCTACCTCGTGCCCAGTGTCGAACGCCACATGCGTGGACGGTGTGAATGAATTCACTTGTAAATGCCCAGTTGGATG GATGGGAAACCACTGTAGTGAACAAATTCCTGATCCATGTACATTAGAACAACCATGTCAAAACGGTGGATCTTGCGTTCTTGTGCAAGAAATTGATTCTATTTCTTACAG ATGCGATTGTGACACGGGATACAGAGGGGTTAACTGCACAGATAGGTTTGATCCGTGTCGTGACCATAAGTGTGAGAATGCTGGTATCTGCGAAAGGAATCCACAATCTGCTATTGGATATCAATGTAACTGTCAAGGAGAATACAG AGGTCAATATTGTACTTTCCCCATGAACTCTGTTGACGTCCTTCAAGATGATCCATGTTCTGATAATGATTGTCAACATGGTTCATTATGTTATGTTGAGCAAGGGAGAGGATATTCGTGTGTTTGTCTGCCTGGGTATACTGGGGATAAATgtgaaaaa CTTGTAAGTGTGAGTTTCCACCGTAATGGAAGTTTCATTAAGATCCCACAGCCTGGTTTATTGGACACCAATTTTACGCTCACTGTTTCGACAACTCAG CCAAATGGTGTGTTATTATATGACGGGGCTGGTGGAACATCTCGGGAACATCTTGCTATCGAGTTCTTTACCGGGCATGTCAGGGTTAGTTTCGATTTAGGAAGTTCCCCCGGTTCAACTATCTACAGTAGAGTTCCCATTAATGATGGCGAAGCACACAAG gTTGAACTTTTAATCCGTGACCACATGGTGTCACTAAAGGTTGACAGCGGTGAAGCAATTGTTGAAcgtatgacatcatcaatgacatcatcaagtGAGGTCATTGGAGCAGGGCAGTTTTCTCCACTTTTTATTGGTGGAATTCAAACCGATCTCCTTCAATCAGCACGAAGGTTGTGGCACATCAGGAATACTAACAGTTTTAAAG GTTGCATCCATACCTTCTACATCAACCAAACCCAACTCATGTTCAACGACCTCATACCtcatgatgacatcaccaatGACATCAGACCTGGTTGTCGTGGTAACGAGGCCGTGCACTCTTGCTCCCTCGAGCGACCATGTTTAAACGGACATTGTATCTTCGATCAATCTACGGGACCTGTATGTAGATGTGATGAAGGATTCACag GCGACAGATGCACAGATAGAGTGACACCATGTACATCAAATGCTTGCCAACATGGAACATGTCGTGTGGATGGAGACAGTTATACCTGCCAATGTGAAAAAG GTTTCAGTGGGCGACATTGTGATACGTTGGATTATTGCGCTGGTGTTGATTGTAGAAGGGGAAGATGTGTTTCCACTGATATTGGTTATCAGTGTGTGTGTAAGAAGCGTTATACTGGAAGACATTGTCAGACAA GGATACGTCCATGTCCAGGAACTCGAATCAAGCAATATTATCAAGTCAGCAAAGTGAGTAAGAAGTCACGAGCTGTTGGTGGAACAACCATCTGTAGAAGTAGGAGAAGGTTTACGAACATGGTTTGCTCTGGTAGTTGCCCCGCTAATCATCGCAGACAAACCAAACGTGTTTCAGTATTTGGTCAAGCAGATGCTGCGTCTACATCATGCTGTAGGCCCATGCGTGTGCAGAATAAGAGTATACGAATGAAGTGTAGGGATGGCACAGTAATGACTCATGTTCTAAAGAAGGTTAAGAAATGTGGATGTCAGTCTTGTTCTTGA
- the LOC100184475 gene encoding slit homolog 2 protein isoform X1, translating into MWKILFLFTVCYNGFTNACPNECVCRGKTVTCTGRSLTYIPRNIPQVTERLELHRNNITQITRNDLSGLTHLRKLYLQQNKITTIDDHAFQGLSSLRTLQLDQNMINCIQDQTFRPLRSLEVLTLNNNNLSHVSPLVLRGKMPHLRTLRLHTNPIRCNCHMAWLADWLSDRPTMAVFTQCAEPISLRGLNLASADRSEFLCNEITAQRAPTCEISSCPSACICSNGIADCRDRGLTALPASFPLDTTELRLEQNRIQLIPSFAFASYPQLRRIDISNNEIREIERDAFDGLTQLTSLVIYGNRISSLPAGIFRDLRNLQMLLLNANKLTCLRRDVFNGLRSLTLLSLYDNKLQSISRGTFSNLKSIETMHLAQNPFICDCHLRWLVSYVKKYKVETSGARCAGPRRMANKRISVAKTRRMRCTDSSSLTGPAAECIPEAECPSQCRCEGSVVDCSRQGLVTIPDNIPPYASELILSHNRIEMITSVGYFKKLRNLKKIDLSNNQLAAIEDGSFSGAESVLELWLNDNVLSDLRGSMFSGLHNLRTLLIRNNHLSCIGNHTFAGLSTVRHLALYSNQITTILSGAFSTMTSLSTLNLLSNPLDCNCHLSWLSTWLRQSHVASGNPRCAEPRFLREFPVADINPRDFRCSTDHEARAAPTCLPVQKCPEQCTCEGTIVRCANAGLTSVPVDDIPHDVTELYLEMNDIREIPVAIKKFIYLTTLDLSNNELASVSDWMFSNLTRLSTLLLAYNRLRCIPPKAFAGLRSLRILSLHSNELSSLPEGAFNDLTSLSHVGFGANPWYCDCNLRWFSQWVKSDFFEAGIARCSAPPRMAGRLLLSSSLETFVCRDPLQKCLRRYRRGRGPLDIAIAVKCNPCLSSPCQHNSTCSHHPTEYYQCTCQSGFKGRHCEMPIDPCILEPCNNGGRCIARDEAVYTCECPVGFSGDRCEVNVDDCTPTSCPVSNATCVDGVNEFTCKCPVGWMGNHCSEQIPDPCTLEQPCQNGGSCVLVQEIDSISYRCDCDTGYRGVNCTDRFDPCRDHKCENAGICERNPQSAIGYQCNCQGEYRGQYCTFPMNSVDVLQDDPCSDNDCQHGSLCYVEQGRGYSCVCLPGYTGDKCEKLVSVSFHRNGSFIKIPQPGLLDTNFTLTVSTTQPNGVLLYDGAGGTSREHLAIEFFTGHVRVSFDLGSSPGSTIYSRVPINDGEAHKVELLIRDHMVSLKVDSGEAIVERMTSSMTSSSEVIGAGQFSPLFIGGIQTDLLQSARRLWHIRNTNSFKGCIHTFYINQTQLMFNDLIPHDDITNDIRPGCRGNEAVHSCSLERPCLNGHCIFDQSTGPVCRCDEGFTGDRCTDRVTPCTSNACQHGTCRVDGDSYTCQCEKGFSGRHCDTLDYCAGVDCRRGRCVSTDIGYQCVCKKRYTGRHCQTRIRPCPGTRIKQYYQVSKVSKKSRAVGGTTICRSRRRFTNMVCSGSCPANHRRQTKRVSVFGQADAASTSCCRPMRVQNKSIRMKCRDGTVMTHVLKKVKKCGCQSCS; encoded by the exons ACAACTCGACCAGAATATGATCAACTGCATCCAAGACCAAACGTTTCGACCACTTCGTAGTCTGGAGGTTCTAACattaaataacaacaacttATCACACGTGTCACCGTTGGTGCTTCGAGGAAAGATGCCTCATTTGCGAACTCT ccGACTCCACACTAATCCAATCAGATGCAATTGCCACATGGCCTGGCTCGCTGATTGGCTGTCCGATCGTCCAACAATGGCCGTATTCACCCAATGCGCTGAACCAATCAGCTTAAGAGGTTTGAACCTTGCCTCAGCTGATAGAAGCGAATTCCTTTGCAACG aaatcACAGCACAACGCGCACCAACTTGCGAAATATCGTCTTGTCCCTCAGCCTGTATTTGCAGCAATGGTATTGCAGATTGCAGGGATCGTGGACTTACTGCGCTACCAGCTTCTTTCCCATTAGATACAACTGAATT GCGATTGGAGCAAAATCGAATCCAACTCATCCCAAGTTTTGCATTCGCTTCATACCCACAACTACGCAGAAT TGATATCAGCAATAATGAGATTCGAGAAATTGAAAGAGACGCTTTTGATGGCCTTACACAACTCACATCACT GGTTATTTACGGGAATCGAATTTCATCACTTCCTGCTGGAATATTCAGAGATCTACGGAACTTACAAATGCT gttGCTTAATGCGAATAAATTAACATGCCTAAGAAGAGATGTCTTCAACGGCCTACGCTCTCTCACATTGCT GTCATTATACGACAACAAACTACAATCAATATCAAGAGGAACTTTCTCCAACCTGAAATCCATAGAAACAAT GCACCTTGCACAAAATCCGTTTATATGTGATTGCCACTTGCGTTGGTTGGTTAGTTATGTGAAGAAATATAAAGTAGAAACATCTGGTGCACGATGTGCTGGCCCTCGTAGGATGGCAAACAAAAGAATATCAGTGGCAAAGACAAGAAGAATGAGATGTACTG ATTCAAGCAGCTTAACTGGCCCAGCAGCAGAGTGTATACCTGAAGCAGAGTGTCCAAGTCAATGCAGATGTGAAGGTTCAGTTGTAGATTGTTCAAGACAAGGCCTCGTTACAATACCTGATAATATTCCACCTTATGCATCGGAATT GATCTTGAGTCACAACAGAATAGAAATGATCACAAGTGTTGGTTACTTTAAAAAGTTGCGAAACTTAAAGAAAATTGATCTTTCCAACAATCAGCTCGCTGCAATCGAAGACGGTTCGTTCTCAGGAGCTGAAAGTGTTCTGGAACT TTGGTTGAATGACAACGTGTTATCTGATCTAAGAGGATCCATGTTTAGTGGATTACATAACCTAAGAACTct TTTGATTCGCAACAACCATCTTTCTTGTATTGGAAACCACACATTCGCTGGTTTATCCACTGTACGCCATCTTGCCCTCTACTCCAATCAAATCACTACGATTCTCAGTGGAGCATTCAgcactatgacatcactaagCACATT AAATCTTCTATCAAACCCACTTGACTGCAATTGCCACCTTTCGTGGTTGTCCACTTGGTTGCGCCAGAGCCACGTAGCTTCGGGGAATCCCCGGTGTGCAGAACCTCGTTTCTTGAGGGAGTTCCCCGTAGCTGATATCAACCCTCGTGATTTCCGATGTAGCACGGATCATGAGGCGCGAGCTGCACCTACTTGCTTGCCTGTGCAGAAGTGCCCAGAGCAATGCACATGTGAAG GTACCATAGTCCGATGCGCAAATGCTGGTTTAACATCGGTGCCTGTTGATGATATACCACATGATGTTACTGAGTTGTATCTGGAGATGAATGATATTCGTGAAATACCAGTGGCTATCAAGAAGTTTATATACCTCACTACTTT AGACCTCAGCAACAACGAGTTAGCGAGTGTCAGTGACTGGATGTTTTCCAACCTAACCCGGTTGTCCACGTTGTTACTCGCATACAACAGACTACGATGCATTCCTCCTAAAGCATTTGCTGGACTACGATCACTACGTATACT TTCACTTCATAGCAACGAACTTTCAAGTTTACCTGAAGGAGCTTTTAATGATTTGACTTCGTTGTCGCATGT TGGATTCGGGGCCAACCCTTGGTACTGTGACTGCAACCTACGTTGGTTTAGTCAGTGGGTGAAATCTGACTTCTTTGAGGCTGGAATTGCTAGATGTTCTGCTCCACCAAGAATGGCGGGTCGTCTTTTGCTCTCGTCATCACTGGAAACATTCGTGTGTCGAG ATCCGTTACAAAAGTGCCTCCGACGTTATAGACGAGGAAGAG GACCTCTGGACATTGCAATTGCTGTGAAATGCAACCCATGCCTATCATCTCCATGCCAACATAACTCTACATGCAGCCACCATCCAACTGAGTACTATCAATGCACTTGCCAGTCAG gATTCAAAGGCAGACATTGTGAGATGCCAATAGACCCATGTATATTGGAACCTTGTAATAATGGTGGAAGATGCATTGCTAGAGATGAAGCAGTTTATAC TTGTGAATGTCCGGTTGGGTTTAGTGGGGACCGATGTGAAGTAAATGTTGACGACTGTACTCCTACCTCGTGCCCAGTGTCGAACGCCACATGCGTGGACGGTGTGAATGAATTCACTTGTAAATGCCCAGTTGGATG GATGGGAAACCACTGTAGTGAACAAATTCCTGATCCATGTACATTAGAACAACCATGTCAAAACGGTGGATCTTGCGTTCTTGTGCAAGAAATTGATTCTATTTCTTACAG ATGCGATTGTGACACGGGATACAGAGGGGTTAACTGCACAGATAGGTTTGATCCGTGTCGTGACCATAAGTGTGAGAATGCTGGTATCTGCGAAAGGAATCCACAATCTGCTATTGGATATCAATGTAACTGTCAAGGAGAATACAG AGGTCAATATTGTACTTTCCCCATGAACTCTGTTGACGTCCTTCAAGATGATCCATGTTCTGATAATGATTGTCAACATGGTTCATTATGTTATGTTGAGCAAGGGAGAGGATATTCGTGTGTTTGTCTGCCTGGGTATACTGGGGATAAATgtgaaaaa CTTGTAAGTGTGAGTTTCCACCGTAATGGAAGTTTCATTAAGATCCCACAGCCTGGTTTATTGGACACCAATTTTACGCTCACTGTTTCGACAACTCAG CCAAATGGTGTGTTATTATATGACGGGGCTGGTGGAACATCTCGGGAACATCTTGCTATCGAGTTCTTTACCGGGCATGTCAGGGTTAGTTTCGATTTAGGAAGTTCCCCCGGTTCAACTATCTACAGTAGAGTTCCCATTAATGATGGCGAAGCACACAAG gTTGAACTTTTAATCCGTGACCACATGGTGTCACTAAAGGTTGACAGCGGTGAAGCAATTGTTGAAcgtatgacatcatcaatgacatcatcaagtGAGGTCATTGGAGCAGGGCAGTTTTCTCCACTTTTTATTGGTGGAATTCAAACCGATCTCCTTCAATCAGCACGAAGGTTGTGGCACATCAGGAATACTAACAGTTTTAAAG GTTGCATCCATACCTTCTACATCAACCAAACCCAACTCATGTTCAACGACCTCATACCtcatgatgacatcaccaatGACATCAGACCTGGTTGTCGTGGTAACGAGGCCGTGCACTCTTGCTCCCTCGAGCGACCATGTTTAAACGGACATTGTATCTTCGATCAATCTACGGGACCTGTATGTAGATGTGATGAAGGATTCACag GCGACAGATGCACAGATAGAGTGACACCATGTACATCAAATGCTTGCCAACATGGAACATGTCGTGTGGATGGAGACAGTTATACCTGCCAATGTGAAAAAG GTTTCAGTGGGCGACATTGTGATACGTTGGATTATTGCGCTGGTGTTGATTGTAGAAGGGGAAGATGTGTTTCCACTGATATTGGTTATCAGTGTGTGTGTAAGAAGCGTTATACTGGAAGACATTGTCAGACAA GGATACGTCCATGTCCAGGAACTCGAATCAAGCAATATTATCAAGTCAGCAAAGTGAGTAAGAAGTCACGAGCTGTTGGTGGAACAACCATCTGTAGAAGTAGGAGAAGGTTTACGAACATGGTTTGCTCTGGTAGTTGCCCCGCTAATCATCGCAGACAAACCAAACGTGTTTCAGTATTTGGTCAAGCAGATGCTGCGTCTACATCATGCTGTAGGCCCATGCGTGTGCAGAATAAGAGTATACGAATGAAGTGTAGGGATGGCACAGTAATGACTCATGTTCTAAAGAAGGTTAAGAAATGTGGATGTCAGTCTTGTTCTTGA